The following proteins are encoded in a genomic region of Inquilinus sp. KBS0705:
- the dapB gene encoding 4-hydroxy-tetrahydrodipicolinate reductase yields MKIALLGYGKMGKIIEKIAHDRKHEIVLKIDYSNLEELTTENLQKADVAIEFSTPSTVLGNIESCFKAGVPVVVGTTGWHHELAQIKEQCEYGKSSFIYATNFSVGVNIFFHVNRILAKLMNNYPYYDVQVEEIHHTQKLDSPSGTAITIAEGIIDNLDSKKDWVNVLSGDAVADDNLAANQLLIESHRIDSVPGTHTVIYDSEVDTIEFKHTAHNRNGFALGAVLAAEWIKDRKGFYSVEDMFDFNK; encoded by the coding sequence ATGAAGATCGCATTATTAGGGTACGGCAAAATGGGTAAGATCATCGAAAAGATAGCCCACGACCGCAAACACGAAATTGTTTTAAAGATAGATTACAGCAACCTGGAGGAGCTGACTACCGAAAACCTGCAAAAGGCCGATGTAGCCATTGAATTTAGCACCCCATCAACCGTTTTGGGTAACATTGAAAGCTGCTTTAAGGCAGGCGTACCTGTAGTGGTGGGCACTACCGGCTGGCACCACGAGCTGGCGCAGATAAAAGAACAATGCGAATACGGCAAAAGCTCGTTTATATACGCTACCAACTTTAGTGTTGGGGTAAACATATTTTTTCATGTAAACCGTATATTGGCCAAACTGATGAACAACTACCCTTATTACGATGTACAGGTAGAAGAAATTCATCATACCCAAAAGCTCGATTCGCCAAGCGGTACGGCTATTACCATTGCCGAGGGCATTATTGATAACCTGGATAGTAAAAAAGATTGGGTAAACGTTTTAAGCGGCGATGCCGTGGCAGATGACAACCTGGCCGCCAACCAGTTGTTGATAGAATCGCACCGTATTGATAGCGTGCCCGGCACCCATACCGTGATATACGACAGCGAGGTAGATACCATCGAGTTTAAGCACACTGCGCATAACCGTAATGGTTTTGCCTTGGGCGCGGTACTGGCTGCCGAATGGATAAAGGATAGAAAAGGCTTTTATTCTGTTGAAGATATGTTTGATTTTAATAAGTAA
- a CDS encoding RDD family protein, with protein MQPSGNSITQPNSQYILVINGKPEGPFTIAELKERKIKPGDFVKTPEMDDYKEAHEVAELRQLFGFRKQPQPLQYFGSFDQRLLATVIDWLIVSAGFIIVGFTAVYVIEDKTIRLIISASILVLIPIARLIYNVVMESGPQQGTYGKQLLKIKVCDIYAERITWGNALGRNVAKLLSLLPLFIGYLMAFFTKKQQCLHDMMANTVVIKDRLDGY; from the coding sequence ATGCAACCTTCCGGTAATAGTATAACCCAACCCAATAGCCAATACATACTGGTAATAAACGGCAAGCCTGAAGGCCCGTTTACTATTGCTGAGTTAAAAGAAAGAAAGATAAAACCAGGGGATTTTGTTAAGACCCCCGAAATGGACGATTATAAAGAAGCCCATGAAGTTGCCGAACTACGGCAACTTTTTGGCTTTAGAAAGCAGCCCCAGCCACTGCAATATTTTGGCAGTTTTGACCAGCGCCTGCTGGCAACCGTTATAGATTGGCTGATAGTATCGGCAGGGTTTATAATTGTTGGGTTTACAGCCGTATATGTTATTGAGGATAAAACAATACGGCTCATCATCAGTGCAAGTATATTGGTGTTGATACCCATAGCCCGGCTCATTTACAACGTAGTAATGGAAAGCGGCCCGCAGCAAGGTACTTATGGCAAGCAATTGCTTAAAATAAAAGTATGCGATATATATGCCGAAAGGATAACCTGGGGTAATGCGCTTGGCCGCAATGTAGCCAAACTGCTATCGCTACTACCGCTTTTTATAGGTTATTTAATGGCCTTTTTCACCAAAAAGCAACAATGCCTGCACGATATGATGGCCAACACTGTGGTAATTAAAGATAGGCTGGACGGATATTAA
- a CDS encoding TldD/PmbA family protein, with the protein MAILTEDECRAIMKKALSYSKADECEINLSGSDSANIRYARNAVSTSGAISSTSMAISSAFGKKLGIVTLNDYTDEAISSAVKRSEELAKLAPENPEYMPFLGPQTYSAPTKTFVSETAALTPAQRTSMVEQSLNVSKENKLTAAGFLQNSSGFSALMNCKGLFAYNTSTDINFSATLRTADSQGSGYVTKDYNDVSKLDTLALTKIAAKKSAGSTNAKALEPGKYTVILEPAAGIVLLEQLYGSLDARSADEGRSFLSKPGGKTRLGEKMVDERINIYSDPSHPELPTSVWSGDGQPQVKRSWIEKGVVKNLNYSRFWAQKKGVQPIPYPSGIIMDGGTQSLEELIKGTEKGILVTRLWYIRPVDPQTLLFTGLTRDGTFYIENGQIKFPIKNFRFNESPVIMLNNLDALGKTERTVSGESGQSALIPPMRIRDFTFSSLSDAI; encoded by the coding sequence ATGGCTATTTTAACTGAAGATGAATGCCGCGCAATAATGAAAAAAGCGCTCAGCTATTCAAAAGCCGACGAGTGTGAAATAAACCTTAGCGGGTCCGACTCGGCCAATATACGTTATGCACGCAATGCCGTATCAACCAGTGGTGCTATAAGCAGTACCAGCATGGCCATTTCATCGGCATTTGGCAAAAAGCTGGGCATTGTTACGCTTAACGATTATACCGACGAAGCAATTTCAAGCGCGGTAAAGCGCTCGGAAGAATTAGCTAAACTGGCACCTGAAAACCCGGAATACATGCCATTTTTAGGCCCGCAAACCTATAGCGCGCCAACCAAAACATTTGTATCCGAAACGGCTGCCTTAACACCGGCGCAACGCACCAGCATGGTTGAGCAAAGCCTTAACGTATCAAAAGAAAATAAGCTTACCGCTGCCGGCTTTTTACAAAACAGCTCGGGCTTTAGCGCCTTAATGAACTGTAAGGGGTTATTTGCCTATAATACCTCTACTGATATTAATTTTTCGGCAACACTACGCACGGCCGATAGCCAGGGATCGGGCTATGTTACCAAAGATTATAATGATGTAAGCAAGTTAGATACCCTTGCGTTAACCAAAATAGCAGCCAAAAAGTCTGCAGGGTCTACCAATGCCAAAGCATTGGAGCCGGGTAAGTATACCGTTATACTGGAACCAGCGGCGGGTATTGTATTGTTAGAACAATTATACGGCAGTCTTGACGCACGCAGCGCCGACGAGGGTCGCAGCTTTTTAAGCAAACCCGGCGGTAAAACCCGCCTGGGCGAAAAAATGGTTGATGAAAGAATAAACATCTATTCAGACCCATCGCACCCGGAGTTGCCAACCAGCGTTTGGAGCGGCGATGGCCAGCCACAGGTAAAAAGGAGCTGGATAGAAAAAGGTGTGGTGAAGAATTTAAACTACTCGCGTTTTTGGGCTCAAAAGAAGGGCGTACAGCCAATTCCATACCCGAGCGGTATAATTATGGATGGCGGCACACAAAGCCTGGAGGAACTGATAAAAGGCACCGAAAAAGGCATATTAGTTACCCGCCTGTGGTACATACGACCGGTTGACCCGCAAACTCTACTATTTACCGGCCTAACCCGCGATGGTACTTTTTATATTGAGAACGGGCAGATCAAATTCCCGATAAAAAACTTTAGGTTTAACGAGAGCCCTGTAATCATGCTAAACAACCTGGATGCTTTAGGTAAGACCGAGCGCACAGTGAGCGGCGAAAGCGGCCAAAGTGCCTTAATACCGCCTATGCGTATCAGGGACTTTACCTTTAGCTCGTTATCTGACGCGATATAA
- a CDS encoding ATP-binding cassette domain-containing protein, giving the protein MIEAKDIYKTFGDNDVLKGITATFQTGKNNLIIGGSGSGKTTLLKCIVGLHEPTKGEVFFENENFTKMDFTERVPIRTQIGMLFQNSALFDSMTVEENIMFPLNLFTQQSRAEKLDRANFCLERVNLKDKNKLYPAELSGGMKKRVGIARAISMQPKYLFVDEPNSGLDPKTSILIDELIHELTTEYEMTTVVVTHDMNSVMGIGDHIIFLHQGQKWWEGTNKEIAKTDNKELNDFVFASKFMQAAKSKL; this is encoded by the coding sequence ATGATCGAAGCTAAAGATATTTATAAAACCTTTGGTGATAATGATGTGTTAAAAGGCATCACTGCTACTTTCCAAACAGGTAAAAATAACTTGATAATTGGTGGCTCGGGCTCAGGTAAAACTACCTTGCTTAAATGCATTGTGGGCCTGCACGAACCAACCAAAGGAGAAGTGTTTTTTGAGAATGAGAACTTTACAAAAATGGACTTTACCGAACGTGTGCCCATACGCACACAAATTGGTATGCTTTTTCAAAACTCGGCGCTATTCGATTCGATGACCGTAGAGGAAAATATCATGTTCCCGCTTAATCTTTTCACCCAGCAATCGCGAGCTGAAAAACTAGACCGCGCTAATTTTTGCCTGGAGAGGGTGAACCTTAAAGATAAAAACAAGCTTTACCCGGCCGAACTATCGGGTGGTATGAAAAAACGTGTAGGCATAGCCCGCGCTATATCCATGCAGCCAAAATACTTGTTTGTTGATGAACCCAACTCGGGCCTCGATCCAAAAACATCTATCCTGATAGATGAACTAATACATGAACTAACCACCGAGTATGAGATGACAACCGTTGTTGTTACCCACGATATGAATTCGGTAATGGGTATAGGCGACCATATCATATTTTTACACCAGGGGCAAAAATGGTGGGAAGGCACTAATAAAGAAATTGCTAAAACCGATAACAAAGAGCTTAACGACTTTGTATTTGCCAGCAAGTTTATGCAGGCAGCCAAGAGTAAACTTTAG
- the lepB gene encoding signal peptidase I translates to MNWKFWTKKDKDKSKKKSAGREWADAIIFAVIAATLIRTLFIEAYTIPTPSMERSLLVGDFLFVSKVNYGARTPMTPIAFPFAHHTMPLINTKAYWDGWELPYYRLPGLSEVKKGDVVVFNYPMEADSPFYRPVDKRENYIKRCQGAPGDTLRLINAQVYINGKAAPNPPGEQTDYSIVTNGMEVNPQILQDLEVSNYDNVASPTMTKAAAAALKGYSNVKSITPNTKAPGVADPFNPVFPAAYPKYKLDPKNKDFDWNVDNYGPIIIPKKGWTVKLDSLTLPVYGRAIEVYEGNKLQIVNGEVLINGKKADSYTFKMNYYWMMGDNRHDSADSRYWGFVPEDHIVGKALFIWMSWDDNASFLGKIRWSRIFRGIH, encoded by the coding sequence ATGAACTGGAAATTCTGGACCAAGAAGGATAAAGACAAAAGCAAAAAGAAAAGCGCGGGCCGCGAGTGGGCCGATGCCATTATTTTTGCTGTTATTGCCGCTACGCTTATACGCACCTTATTTATCGAAGCTTATACCATACCTACACCATCAATGGAACGCTCGCTTTTAGTAGGCGACTTTTTGTTTGTAAGCAAGGTAAACTACGGTGCCCGCACCCCCATGACACCTATTGCCTTCCCGTTTGCGCACCATACCATGCCGCTTATAAATACCAAGGCATATTGGGACGGATGGGAGCTGCCTTACTACCGCCTACCCGGTTTAAGCGAAGTTAAAAAGGGCGATGTAGTAGTGTTTAACTACCCAATGGAAGCCGATTCGCCTTTTTACCGCCCTGTTGATAAACGCGAAAATTATATAAAACGCTGCCAGGGTGCCCCCGGTGATACCCTGCGTTTAATAAACGCGCAAGTCTATATCAACGGTAAAGCCGCGCCAAACCCACCCGGCGAGCAAACCGATTACAGCATTGTTACCAATGGCATGGAAGTTAACCCCCAAATACTGCAGGACCTTGAAGTATCTAACTACGACAACGTAGCATCGCCAACGATGACCAAGGCTGCCGCGGCAGCTTTAAAAGGCTACTCTAACGTAAAATCTATCACCCCTAATACCAAAGCACCCGGTGTTGCCGATCCGTTTAACCCGGTTTTCCCGGCGGCTTACCCAAAATATAAGTTAGACCCCAAAAACAAGGATTTTGACTGGAACGTAGATAACTATGGTCCTATCATTATCCCTAAAAAAGGCTGGACGGTAAAACTGGATAGCCTAACCCTGCCTGTTTATGGCCGCGCCATTGAGGTTTACGAGGGCAACAAGCTACAGATAGTGAACGGCGAAGTGCTGATAAACGGCAAAAAAGCCGATAGCTACACCTTTAAAATGAACTATTACTGGATGATGGGCGATAACCGCCACGACTCGGCCGACTCGCGCTACTGGGGCTTTGTACCCGAAGACCACATAGTAGGCAAGGCCCTGTTCATCTGGATGAGCTGGGACGATAACGCATCCTTCCTTGGCAAAATACGCTGGAGCCGTATATTCAGGGGCATCCATTAA
- a CDS encoding ABC transporter permease, with amino-acid sequence MFDSLGKYILLLRLSFKKPEKFSVYWAEVMREMVSVGIGSLGIISIISLFIGAATTIQVAFQLSSPLVPRSIAGSISRDSNILEFSPTISSLVLAGRIGSNFASQIGTMRVTEQIDALEIMGVNAPGYLISPKIIASVTMVPMLVVISIMLGITGGYIACFVTGAISPADYIMGVNDGFDGLTVRVALVKATVFGFIIASICSYQGFYTSGGALEVGQSATSGVVFSCVWILFADLMITSLML; translated from the coding sequence ATGTTTGATAGCTTAGGAAAATATATACTCTTACTGCGTTTAAGTTTTAAAAAGCCCGAAAAATTCAGTGTTTACTGGGCCGAAGTAATGCGCGAAATGGTATCCGTTGGTATTGGCTCGTTGGGTATTATCAGCATTATATCGTTATTTATTGGCGCGGCAACCACTATACAGGTAGCTTTTCAGTTATCAAGCCCATTGGTACCACGCAGTATTGCCGGCAGTATCTCGCGCGATTCAAACATCCTGGAATTTAGCCCCACCATATCGTCATTAGTATTAGCCGGCCGTATCGGCTCCAACTTTGCATCGCAAATTGGTACCATGCGTGTTACCGAGCAGATAGACGCGCTGGAAATAATGGGTGTTAATGCGCCGGGGTATCTGATATCGCCTAAGATAATAGCAAGTGTTACAATGGTGCCCATGCTGGTGGTTATATCTATCATGTTAGGCATCACAGGTGGTTATATTGCCTGCTTTGTAACCGGTGCTATATCACCTGCCGACTACATTATGGGTGTTAACGATGGCTTTGACGGACTTACCGTACGTGTGGCCTTAGTTAAGGCTACAGTATTCGGCTTTATCATCGCTTCTATATGCTCTTACCAGGGCTTTTATACATCAGGCGGTGCATTAGAGGTTGGCCAGTCGGCTACTTCGGGTGTGGTTTTTAGCTGCGTATGGATATTATTTGCTGACCTTATGATCACCAGTTTAATGTTATGA
- a CDS encoding PspC domain-containing protein, protein MEKKLYRDEHRKMIGGVCAGLADYFGIDVSIVRVIFLLSMILKGVGFVPYIVLWIVLPKRSTLLGNGFNKPGFNPNFNTPGYTPGVDYTIPPPNAPGQPFMYTAPKKSSSSAGIVFGVVLIVLGSIFLLDQFDFLPDLDFDKLWPVVLVAVGATLIFTGQKKEPWKEQDWKATTTTEPVDDSLKADKTQEHNNDNPTTI, encoded by the coding sequence ATGGAAAAGAAACTTTACAGAGACGAACACCGCAAAATGATTGGTGGCGTTTGCGCAGGATTAGCCGATTACTTTGGCATTGATGTATCAATTGTACGGGTAATTTTTTTACTATCAATGATACTTAAAGGTGTTGGCTTTGTACCTTATATAGTTTTATGGATAGTATTACCAAAACGTAGTACTTTGCTGGGCAATGGCTTTAACAAACCCGGTTTTAATCCAAACTTTAATACCCCTGGTTATACCCCCGGTGTAGATTATACCATCCCGCCACCAAACGCACCCGGCCAGCCATTTATGTATACTGCGCCAAAAAAATCATCATCAAGTGCAGGTATTGTTTTCGGCGTGGTACTTATCGTATTAGGATCAATATTCCTGCTTGATCAGTTCGACTTTTTGCCCGACCTGGATTTTGATAAACTGTGGCCTGTAGTATTAGTTGCAGTAGGTGCAACGCTTATTTTTACCGGCCAAAAGAAAGAGCCATGGAAAGAACAAGACTGGAAAGCAACCACTACAACCGAACCTGTAGACGATAGCCTGAAAGCAGATAAAACACAAGAGCACAATAACGATAACCCTACAACTATATAG
- a CDS encoding Gfo/Idh/MocA family oxidoreductase, which produces MIKWGIIGCGRIAHRFMQGLQALPGNVLTASWSRRAETVDAFTAQYGGAACSSVNELLNSDIDAVYIATLPDSHAAYSIQALNAGKHVLCEKPATINLLQLNEVLAVAKASGLLFMEGMKPPFYPLYTKLKDYLQHDPIGPVGYVRAGSSVADISRDHPNFSYELAGGSLMGIGIYEAFLAIDWLGETLDVQTMARFSGMPIDMFAVFQTLHTGGYAQLYAGFDLHGKGDALICGTLGHITIHKNWWNPAKATISYLDGRTVVLDEPFTAGGLNYEIAHFCDLIKTGQTESPIITHQLSRQMIGMIDETRRQIGLKFIGE; this is translated from the coding sequence ATGATCAAATGGGGTATTATAGGTTGCGGGCGTATAGCGCATAGGTTTATGCAGGGTTTGCAAGCCTTGCCTGGTAACGTGCTTACAGCCTCGTGGTCGCGCAGGGCCGAGACGGTGGATGCTTTTACTGCCCAATATGGCGGCGCGGCCTGTAGCAGCGTTAACGAGCTGCTAAACAGCGATATTGACGCCGTATACATTGCCACCCTACCCGATAGCCACGCCGCGTACAGCATACAGGCCCTTAACGCCGGCAAGCATGTACTTTGCGAGAAACCCGCCACTATTAACCTGCTACAGTTAAACGAGGTACTGGCCGTAGCCAAAGCCAGCGGACTGCTTTTTATGGAGGGTATGAAACCACCCTTTTACCCCTTGTATACCAAACTGAAGGACTACCTACAACACGACCCTATTGGCCCTGTGGGTTACGTAAGGGCGGGATCCTCGGTAGCGGATATAAGCCGCGACCACCCCAACTTTAGCTACGAACTGGCCGGCGGCAGCCTGATGGGCATAGGCATATACGAGGCCTTTTTAGCTATAGACTGGTTGGGCGAGACCCTTGATGTGCAAACCATGGCCAGGTTTAGCGGCATGCCTATTGACATGTTCGCGGTGTTTCAAACCTTGCATACGGGTGGGTATGCGCAGCTTTATGCCGGGTTTGACCTGCATGGCAAGGGCGATGCTTTAATATGCGGCACACTGGGACATATTACCATACACAAAAACTGGTGGAACCCCGCCAAAGCCACTATTAGCTACTTAGATGGCCGTACCGTAGTGTTAGATGAGCCCTTTACCGCCGGGGGCCTCAACTACGAGATAGCCCATTTTTGCGATCTTATTAAAACGGGGCAGACGGAAAGCCCCATCATTACGCACCAACTATCTCGGCAGATGATAGGGATGATAGACGAGACCCGCAGGCAAATAGGGCTGAAATTTATTGGCGAGTAG
- a CDS encoding ParA family protein, which yields MSKIIALANQKGGVGKTTSSINLAASLAVLEYRTLLVDADPQANSTSGIGFDPRNIKNSIYECIINDINPHDAIQKTDTPNLDLLPAHIDLVGAEIEMINLPNREYKMKAVLESIRDEYDFIIIDCSPSLGLITINALTAADSVIIPVQCEYFALEGLGKLLNTIKIVQSRLNTALQIEGILLTMYDVRLRLSNQVVDEVRTHFEDMVFDTIIQRNTRLSEAPSFGVSVIMHDANCKGAVNYLNLAREIVRKNGLVKDEALATTETV from the coding sequence ATGAGTAAAATTATTGCTTTAGCCAATCAAAAGGGTGGCGTCGGAAAAACTACATCATCAATTAACCTGGCTGCAAGCTTAGCCGTATTGGAATACAGAACTTTACTGGTAGATGCCGACCCGCAGGCCAACTCAACTTCGGGCATTGGTTTCGACCCGCGCAACATAAAAAATAGCATATACGAGTGTATCATCAACGATATTAACCCCCATGATGCTATCCAGAAAACAGATACCCCAAACCTTGACCTGCTACCCGCGCATATTGACCTGGTAGGGGCCGAGATAGAAATGATAAACCTGCCCAACCGCGAGTATAAAATGAAAGCCGTTTTAGAAAGCATACGCGATGAGTACGATTTTATTATAATAGATTGCTCGCCATCGTTGGGTTTAATTACCATAAACGCCCTTACCGCTGCCGACTCGGTTATCATACCCGTACAATGCGAGTATTTTGCGTTAGAGGGATTGGGCAAATTGTTAAACACTATTAAAATTGTACAATCGCGTTTAAATACCGCCCTGCAAATTGAGGGGATATTGTTAACCATGTACGATGTAAGGCTAAGACTATCTAACCAGGTGGTTGACGAGGTGCGCACGCATTTTGAAGACATGGTGTTTGATACCATTATACAACGCAACACCCGCTTAAGCGAAGCGCCAAGCTTTGGCGTATCGGTAATTATGCACGATGCCAATTGCAAGGGCGCGGTAAATTACCTTAACCTGGCCCGCGAAATTGTACGCAAAAACGGCCTGGTTAAAGATGAAGCTTTGGCCACTACCGAAACAGTTTAA
- a CDS encoding SDR family oxidoreductase produces MKNALITGATKGIGRAVSIAFAKQGINLAICSRNEKELFEFEQELRAINPKIEVAATIADCSKRDEVINFAEFTEKKLGFVGIIVNNVGMYKHVSILNDSEDSFQKQIDTNLMPAYELYRFFGKSMVSVGEGHIFNICSVAAINPIPEAGMYSVTKYALLGLNKVMRLEMQGHNVKVTAIIPGSTLTDSWKGIEVDKNTMVLPEDIASAIVNIYNMSAGANVDEMIIKPAPGQV; encoded by the coding sequence ATGAAAAACGCCCTTATTACCGGCGCCACCAAAGGCATTGGCCGTGCTGTTTCAATCGCTTTTGCTAAACAAGGAATAAACCTGGCAATTTGTTCGCGCAATGAGAAAGAATTATTTGAATTTGAGCAAGAGCTGCGCGCCATTAACCCCAAAATTGAGGTTGCTGCCACCATTGCCGACTGTAGTAAGCGCGACGAAGTAATAAATTTTGCCGAATTCACCGAGAAAAAGCTGGGTTTCGTCGGTATTATTGTGAATAATGTGGGTATGTACAAGCATGTTTCTATACTTAACGATAGCGAAGATTCTTTCCAAAAACAGATAGATACTAACCTTATGCCGGCCTACGAACTGTACCGTTTCTTCGGTAAAAGTATGGTTTCTGTCGGTGAAGGGCATATATTCAATATATGCTCTGTTGCGGCTATAAACCCTATACCCGAGGCAGGTATGTATAGTGTAACTAAATATGCACTTTTAGGTCTTAATAAGGTAATGAGGCTCGAGATGCAGGGACACAATGTTAAGGTAACAGCAATAATCCCGGGGTCAACATTAACAGATTCGTGGAAGGGCATTGAGGTTGATAAAAACACAATGGTGCTCCCCGAAGATATCGCATCGGCAATTGTAAACATTTATAATATGAGCGCCGGTGCCAATGTTGACGAAATGATTATTAAACCTGCACCGGGCCAAGTATAA
- a CDS encoding ParB/RepB/Spo0J family partition protein — protein sequence MMSTEKRNALGKGLSALLNDSASVNPNKYSNTSTKASQVSELDSLGSVNEIQISEIEVNPFQPRTEFDEQALADLSASIKLQGLIQPITVRRVNAHSYQLISGERRLRASKLAGLTQIPAYVRSANDQQMLEMALIENIQREDLNAIEVALSFQRMIEELSLKQEELGDRVSKNRSTVTNYLRLLKLPPTIQVSLRDGEISMGHAKALLAVDDPATQLYIHQQIVKQGLSVRKVEELVRDIQRAPQKKEGKQPETLSFQLQKIQDDLQSKFSTRVKLKVGAQGNGSIEIPFLSEDDLGRILEMLDW from the coding sequence ATTATGAGTACAGAAAAAAGAAACGCACTCGGCAAAGGGTTAAGCGCCTTGTTAAATGATTCGGCCAGCGTAAACCCTAATAAATACAGTAATACCAGTACTAAGGCCAGCCAGGTATCGGAGTTGGATAGCTTAGGATCGGTAAACGAGATACAGATAAGCGAGATAGAGGTAAACCCTTTTCAGCCGCGTACCGAATTTGATGAGCAGGCATTGGCCGATCTATCGGCCTCTATTAAACTGCAGGGCCTTATACAGCCTATTACAGTAAGGCGCGTAAACGCCCACTCGTACCAGTTAATATCGGGCGAACGCAGGCTGCGTGCCTCAAAACTGGCCGGACTTACGCAAATACCGGCTTATGTGCGCAGCGCCAACGACCAGCAAATGCTGGAAATGGCCCTTATAGAGAACATACAGCGCGAAGATCTGAACGCTATTGAGGTAGCCCTAAGCTTTCAGCGGATGATTGAGGAGCTAAGTCTTAAACAGGAAGAACTGGGCGATCGCGTAAGCAAAAACAGATCGACCGTTACCAACTACTTAAGGTTGTTAAAATTGCCGCCAACTATACAGGTATCCCTGCGCGATGGCGAAATTAGCATGGGCCATGCCAAGGCGCTATTGGCCGTTGACGACCCCGCTACGCAGCTATACATCCATCAGCAAATAGTTAAGCAGGGCCTGTCTGTACGTAAGGTAGAGGAACTGGTTAGAGATATACAGCGTGCCCCACAAAAAAAGGAAGGCAAACAGCCCGAAACGCTGTCTTTTCAGCTGCAAAAAATTCAGGACGACCTGCAATCAAAATTTAGCACCAGGGTAAAGCTTAAAGTTGGCGCGCAAGGCAATGGATCAATAGAAATTCCGTTCCTATCAGAAGATGATCTGGGCCGTATACTGGAAATGCTGGATTGGTAA
- a CDS encoding oxidoreductase, translating to MIQLLTPTHWKDYELIDCGDFEKLERFGNIILIRPEPQAVWSKALPQAEWQKLHHIKFKGRSATAGDWVKKDQKTPDRWHIEYKNNDVAIKFRLGLTSFKHLGIFPEQAVNWDYISDNIKRFKTPAPKVLNLFAYTGGASLIAKAAGADTTHVDSIKQVVTWANENQELSGLKDIRWMVEDALKFVKREVKRGKTYNGIILDPPAYGNGPNGEKWKLEDNINEMMNDVMQLLDPEEHFLILNTYSLGFSSVIIENLIKQAYPKVENLEIGELYLQATAGPKLPLGVFGKFYKNKS from the coding sequence ATGATCCAACTGCTTACCCCAACCCACTGGAAAGATTACGAGCTGATTGATTGCGGCGACTTTGAAAAACTGGAGAGGTTTGGTAATATTATACTTATACGCCCCGAGCCACAAGCCGTTTGGAGCAAAGCCCTGCCACAAGCTGAATGGCAAAAGCTGCACCATATTAAATTTAAAGGCCGCAGCGCTACCGCAGGCGATTGGGTTAAAAAGGACCAAAAAACACCCGACCGCTGGCATATCGAATACAAGAACAACGATGTTGCTATCAAATTCAGGTTAGGATTAACCTCGTTTAAGCATTTGGGCATCTTCCCGGAGCAAGCTGTAAACTGGGATTACATATCTGATAACATCAAAAGATTTAAAACACCTGCCCCTAAAGTGCTTAACCTGTTTGCTTATACAGGCGGTGCATCGTTAATTGCCAAGGCCGCCGGTGCCGATACCACACATGTAGACTCGATAAAACAAGTGGTAACCTGGGCCAACGAAAATCAGGAGTTATCGGGGCTAAAAGATATACGCTGGATGGTAGAGGACGCCCTTAAATTTGTAAAGCGCGAGGTAAAACGGGGCAAAACCTATAACGGTATCATTTTAGACCCGCCGGCCTATGGCAACGGCCCCAATGGCGAAAAATGGAAGCTGGAAGATAACATCAACGAAATGATGAACGATGTAATGCAACTACTCGACCCCGAGGAGCATTTTCTGATATTAAACACTTATTCACTGGGCTTTTCATCGGTTATTATCGAAAATTTGATCAAACAGGCCTATCCAAAAGTAGAGAATTTAGAGATAGGCGAACTATACCTGCAAGCTACCGCAGGGCCTAAGTTACCCCTTGGTGTGTTTGGAAAGTTTTATAAAAATAAAAGCTGA